The following proteins are co-located in the Fructilactobacillus carniphilus genome:
- a CDS encoding TetR/AcrR family transcriptional regulator: MTTKQSTHDLLLQAGLAAFLEHGYEQTTLREICRKAHRTTGAFYQYFASKAELLDELIAPLFKQLTTDYEHQLQHGLDQLTRHNAASFWQKTVLNLDQVISALYQDSELKQLLLFRTDGSRYDQLAEIATQYFTTKIIQVISVMQERGIIAITFQFNYQELHFHAFSFYATVCDILKHDYPQQETLVLTHNLERFFTPSWLKWLGLPTPNS; the protein is encoded by the coding sequence ATGACGACTAAACAATCTACTCACGATCTGCTGTTACAAGCAGGCTTAGCGGCCTTTTTAGAGCACGGCTACGAACAAACGACCCTCAGAGAAATTTGTCGTAAAGCTCATCGCACTACCGGCGCCTTTTATCAATACTTTGCATCTAAAGCTGAGTTGCTGGACGAACTCATTGCCCCGTTGTTTAAGCAGCTCACGACTGATTATGAACACCAACTACAGCATGGCTTAGATCAACTTACGCGACACAACGCAGCTTCCTTTTGGCAGAAAACGGTCTTAAACCTCGATCAGGTGATTAGCGCGCTCTACCAGGACTCCGAACTAAAGCAGCTCCTTCTCTTTCGGACCGATGGTTCCCGCTACGACCAGCTCGCAGAAATTGCCACCCAGTACTTTACTACCAAGATCATCCAGGTCATTAGCGTGATGCAGGAACGGGGGATCATCGCAATTACCTTCCAGTTTAATTACCAGGAACTCCACTTCCACGCCTTCTCCTTTTATGCCACCGTCTGTGACATTCTCAAGCACGATTATCCCCAGCAAGAAACTCTGGTGCTGACCCACAACCTGGAACGTTTCTTCACGCCAAGTTGGCTCAAATGGCTGGGTTTACCGACCCCAAATTCCTGA
- a CDS encoding cation:proton antiporter family protein: MNQLSLVIILLAALLIPLLLSRFKISALPTSVVEILVGIILGPSLLNWINPHDTILSSLSSIGVIILLFLSGIEIDFDLFRPKTKNPSQLEQKARQQVSKYTPVRLAIYGYLTIVVLSFALGYLTKITGMFSDVWLASILFMTISLGIVLAALKERSALSTPFGQTILLISALGEIVPVFGLTIYASIFGSDSKSLWLILILFAVAALILMRFHNFFDYFDKINKSTTQIDVRLAFFIIALLSVVAVTVGSEAVLGAFVGGMVYKLLKPSESTKDKLDSIGYGFFIPIFFIMSGVGLDLKKILGDPKALLLIPLILLGYLIAKMGLYPIFRLRFNRQNSIAGMALPMTTLTMVLAILSVANNMKVLTSQQSGAFLLAAIITCLIGPLAFNHFFNPKADIYHKLKVNIFGVNLTTMPVAQQLEKSWYDVNIYTDHEQNFKTFHREAKNVHLLPSLDVQQLINQADFDCDIAVFAYFDSETNYRLAKAAKQYGVKRVIARFEDRNILNKHEKELTSLGVEVYNTFAINIAMLREMIEVPSTFNMIKSNSIELHEVNLQNRKFVGTRIKDLPFGEGITVNRIFRDKQIIQPTGDTILRLGDKIIFSTDTDDSAKIREEMAKLN; this comes from the coding sequence ATGAACCAACTGTCCTTAGTGATTATCTTACTGGCAGCCCTGTTAATTCCCTTGCTGCTCAGCCGCTTCAAAATTTCTGCGTTACCGACGTCCGTCGTAGAAATCCTGGTCGGAATTATTCTCGGTCCCAGTCTTTTGAACTGGATCAATCCGCATGATACCATTTTATCGTCCCTATCAAGCATTGGGGTGATTATCCTGCTGTTTCTAAGTGGGATTGAAATCGATTTTGACCTGTTTCGACCGAAGACCAAAAACCCCAGTCAACTGGAACAAAAGGCTCGGCAACAGGTGTCCAAGTACACGCCGGTGCGCTTAGCCATTTACGGTTACCTGACGATTGTAGTCCTTTCCTTTGCGCTCGGGTACCTGACCAAAATCACTGGGATGTTCAGTGACGTCTGGCTGGCCTCCATTCTGTTTATGACCATTTCATTAGGGATTGTACTGGCGGCCCTCAAGGAACGCAGCGCGCTCAGTACTCCCTTTGGGCAGACTATTTTGCTAATCTCGGCGCTCGGAGAAATCGTGCCAGTCTTTGGCTTAACCATTTACGCGTCCATCTTTGGATCAGATTCCAAGTCACTGTGGCTGATTTTAATTCTCTTTGCGGTCGCTGCCTTGATTTTAATGCGGTTTCACAACTTCTTTGATTACTTCGATAAGATTAATAAATCCACCACGCAAATCGACGTTCGGCTCGCCTTCTTCATCATTGCCCTGCTTTCCGTGGTAGCTGTGACGGTGGGTTCTGAAGCCGTCCTGGGGGCCTTTGTCGGTGGGATGGTTTACAAACTCTTGAAACCATCCGAATCAACCAAGGACAAACTAGATTCCATTGGGTACGGGTTCTTCATTCCCATCTTCTTCATTATGAGCGGAGTTGGTCTAGACCTTAAAAAAATCCTGGGGGATCCCAAGGCGCTCTTGCTAATTCCCTTAATTTTATTGGGATACTTAATTGCCAAAATGGGGCTCTACCCAATTTTCCGGCTCCGGTTTAACCGCCAGAACTCGATTGCCGGGATGGCACTACCAATGACCACTTTAACCATGGTGCTAGCCATCTTGAGCGTGGCCAACAACATGAAGGTCCTAACCAGCCAACAATCCGGGGCCTTCTTACTGGCCGCCATCATCACCTGTTTAATTGGACCCCTGGCGTTCAACCACTTCTTCAACCCGAAGGCTGATATTTACCACAAACTAAAGGTCAATATCTTTGGGGTGAACCTCACCACCATGCCCGTTGCCCAACAGTTAGAGAAAAGTTGGTACGACGTCAATATCTACACGGATCATGAGCAAAATTTCAAAACCTTTCACAGAGAAGCTAAAAACGTCCACTTGTTACCGAGTTTGGACGTCCAACAGCTAATTAACCAAGCTGACTTCGACTGTGACATTGCCGTTTTTGCCTACTTTGATTCGGAAACGAACTACCGGTTGGCGAAGGCTGCTAAGCAATACGGGGTCAAACGGGTGATTGCCCGGTTTGAGGACCGCAATATTTTAAACAAACACGAAAAGGAACTTACCAGCCTCGGGGTGGAAGTTTACAACACCTTTGCCATTAACATTGCCATGCTGCGCGAAATGATTGAGGTCCCATCAACCTTCAACATGATTAAATCCAACAGCATCGAACTGCACGAAGTTAATCTCCAGAACCGGAAATTTGTCGGCACGCGCATTAAAGACCTCCCGTTTGGGGAAGGCATTACCGTCAACCGGATCTTCCGAGACAAACAAATTATCCAACCCACTGGAGATACCATCCTGCGCCTAGGTGACAAAATTATTTTCTCTACCGATACGGACGATAGTGCCAAGATTCGGGAAGAAATGGCAAAATTAAATTAG
- a CDS encoding CsbD family protein, which yields MKNVLLGLSLAANVALGYVVLKDTDALEDLTEKFDELSGKAAEKFDSFTDEAEGKAKQIEGALTDDPKAKLEGDLESGKGAVKEKVQDAKDALTD from the coding sequence ATGAAAAACGTACTTTTAGGACTTAGTTTAGCTGCCAACGTGGCATTAGGATACGTCGTATTAAAGGATACTGATGCTTTAGAAGACTTAACCGAAAAATTTGATGAATTAAGTGGCAAGGCGGCTGAAAAGTTTGATAGCTTTACTGATGAAGCAGAAGGCAAAGCCAAACAAATTGAAGGCGCTCTGACGGATGACCCCAAGGCCAAGCTGGAAGGCGACCTCGAAAGTGGTAAAGGCGCTGTAAAAGAAAAAGTTCAAGATGCCAAAGACGCTTTAACTGATTAA
- a CDS encoding DUF975 family protein, with amino-acid sequence MNFQLLKQKTLHNFAGNWVAAILIGLPYVIMNYATVRFRFLSFILAILAILGILVLVGMVFTLSEWFDFNQVPKAPLTATFRNMFSTPKPWGPFLLCIVVYGFMILWSLLLIVPGIVKGLAYSQALFIYRDHVLRGETDPDINEVITESRRLMNGHKLEFFWLNLSFIGWGILSFMTLGIGFFWLVPYYMGTMVNYHEALVAGGDVI; translated from the coding sequence ATGAACTTTCAACTATTAAAACAAAAAACGTTACATAACTTTGCCGGGAACTGGGTGGCCGCTATTTTAATTGGCTTACCATATGTAATTATGAATTATGCTACAGTTCGGTTCCGGTTCTTATCTTTCATTTTAGCCATTTTAGCCATTTTGGGCATCTTGGTCTTGGTGGGAATGGTATTCACCCTCAGCGAATGGTTTGACTTTAACCAGGTCCCGAAAGCCCCCTTAACTGCAACTTTTCGTAACATGTTCTCAACGCCCAAACCGTGGGGACCATTTTTGCTTTGCATCGTTGTTTATGGGTTTATGATTCTATGGTCGTTACTGTTGATTGTACCGGGAATCGTGAAGGGATTAGCTTACTCACAAGCACTCTTTATCTACCGCGATCACGTGTTACGGGGTGAAACTGATCCTGACATCAATGAGGTCATCACGGAAAGTCGGCGCCTCATGAACGGGCATAAGCTAGAATTTTTCTGGTTAAATCTATCCTTTATCGGATGGGGAATTTTGTCCTTTATGACCTTGGGAATTGGCTTTTTCTGGCTGGTTCCGTACTACATGGGCACAATGGTGAACTACCATGAAGCTTTGGTCGCAGGTGGAGATGTCATTTAA
- a CDS encoding D-2-hydroxyacid dehydrogenase: MKIIAYGIRDDEAPYLKDWEAQHPDVEVKSESQLLDEDTVKEAEGFDGVVAYQQKPYTKAVLDQLGQYGVHALSLRNVGVDNVDADAAKANDIHVTNVPAYSPSAIAELAVTEMMRLLRNTKKFEDKMRHGDLTWAPDIAEEMNQQTVGVYATGRIGREVVKIVKGFGAKVIAYDPFPNSELQKEGIYVDTPAELYANSDILTLHAPALKENDHMINDETIGQMKPGIRIINAARGSLIDTDALIRGLDSGKIAGAALDVYEDEVGVFNTNFGSFDKIPDARLKDLMQRDNVLITPHIAFYTKVAVKNMVQFAMDANLSLLTTGKSDKEVNL, from the coding sequence ATGAAGATTATTGCTTACGGAATTCGTGACGATGAAGCACCATATTTAAAGGACTGGGAAGCACAACACCCAGACGTTGAGGTCAAAAGTGAATCCCAGCTCCTTGATGAAGACACGGTCAAAGAAGCAGAAGGCTTTGACGGGGTCGTCGCTTACCAACAAAAGCCTTACACCAAGGCAGTATTAGACCAACTAGGTCAATACGGGGTCCACGCGCTCTCCTTACGAAACGTGGGAGTTGATAACGTCGATGCTGACGCTGCCAAGGCTAACGACATTCACGTTACTAACGTTCCGGCTTATTCTCCATCTGCAATTGCTGAACTAGCCGTGACCGAAATGATGCGGCTCCTCAGAAATACGAAAAAATTTGAAGATAAAATGCGGCACGGGGACTTAACCTGGGCTCCAGACATTGCCGAAGAAATGAACCAACAAACGGTCGGGGTTTACGCCACCGGTCGAATTGGACGCGAAGTGGTTAAGATTGTGAAGGGCTTTGGCGCTAAGGTCATTGCCTACGATCCATTCCCCAACTCTGAACTGCAAAAAGAAGGCATCTACGTTGATACCCCAGCAGAGTTATACGCAAACTCCGACATTTTGACTTTGCACGCCCCCGCTTTAAAAGAAAATGACCACATGATTAACGATGAAACCATTGGGCAAATGAAACCTGGTATTCGGATTATCAACGCCGCTCGGGGTTCCTTAATTGATACCGATGCTTTAATTCGTGGTTTAGACAGTGGTAAAATTGCTGGTGCCGCCCTGGACGTTTACGAAGACGAAGTGGGCGTCTTTAACACCAACTTCGGTAGCTTCGACAAGATTCCAGACGCTCGGCTCAAGGACTTGATGCAACGCGATAACGTTTTAATTACGCCACACATCGCCTTCTACACGAAGGTCGCCGTTAAGAACATGGTTCAATTTGCCATGGATGCTAACTTATCCCTGTTAACCACCGGAAAATCTGATAAAGAAGTAAACCTTTAA
- a CDS encoding metal ABC transporter solute-binding protein, Zn/Mn family, which produces MAKLRRVALVLITLLCTVGLAACSTSKKQTQQQTHPKQIKVVASTNIYGQMAQAVVGKHGQVKSLVNSGVDPHDFNPSTQDANQISDANIIIQNGIGYDDWMNKLDQNASDAAVKLNVGKLMNKKDGDNEHLWYNPQTAPKVVHQLVKDASKLQPNHKQEFTKNGQDYLDRLQKVNQLAATSRQNLKEHQLNRKVDVSEPVFDYALQAMGYEVNNQSFENATQKEVDPSPASIKAMKKDITDHRIAFFVDNTQTDSKTVGQMVKLARQHDVPVVKVTETIPKNQKYVKWITKTYQEVLDVQQHELQNK; this is translated from the coding sequence ATGGCAAAATTACGACGAGTTGCACTAGTTTTGATAACACTGTTGTGTACGGTGGGACTAGCTGCTTGTAGTACGAGTAAAAAGCAAACGCAGCAACAGACTCATCCCAAGCAGATCAAGGTGGTTGCTTCCACTAACATTTACGGGCAGATGGCCCAAGCCGTAGTGGGGAAACATGGTCAGGTGAAATCGCTAGTAAATAGTGGGGTGGATCCGCACGACTTTAACCCGAGCACGCAGGATGCCAATCAGATTAGTGACGCTAACATTATCATTCAAAACGGAATCGGGTACGATGATTGGATGAACAAGTTGGATCAAAATGCCAGCGATGCAGCGGTCAAGCTGAACGTTGGTAAGTTAATGAACAAAAAGGATGGGGATAACGAACACCTGTGGTACAATCCGCAAACCGCACCGAAAGTGGTTCACCAGTTGGTCAAAGACGCCAGCAAGTTGCAGCCCAACCACAAACAAGAATTTACGAAAAACGGACAGGACTACTTAGATCGCCTGCAAAAGGTGAACCAGTTAGCGGCTACTAGCCGGCAGAACCTCAAAGAGCACCAGTTAAATCGGAAGGTCGATGTGAGTGAACCGGTCTTTGATTATGCCTTACAGGCGATGGGCTATGAAGTTAACAACCAGAGTTTTGAAAATGCAACCCAAAAGGAAGTGGACCCATCGCCCGCTAGCATTAAGGCAATGAAAAAAGACATTACGGACCATCGAATCGCGTTCTTTGTTGATAATACCCAAACCGATAGTAAAACGGTTGGTCAGATGGTCAAGTTAGCCCGACAACACGATGTACCGGTGGTAAAAGTAACGGAAACCATTCCGAAGAATCAGAAATACGTTAAGTGGATTACCAAAACGTATCAAGAAGTTTTAGACGTGCAACAACACGAGTTACAAAATAAATAA
- a CDS encoding amino acid permease, which translates to MAKEAQTNQEQDLNRGLTSRHVQMIAIGGAIGTGLFLGSGEGIKSAGPALILAYLITGIFSYLMMRAVGELLLSNLKFHSFIDFVRQYLGEKWEFAIGWAYWLSWASLAMADLTASGIYMHFWFPQLPQWIMPLIVVTILVIFNLINVAWFGELESAFSSIKIFAILALILAGIGMIAVGFHTHGTTASLANLFDHGGFFATGFLGFIMAFPIVIFAFTGIEMVGLTAGETRDPQKDIPKAINSVPMRIGLFYVGSMVVIMSVYPWNQINPSQSPFVQIFSGLGIRYAADIINFVVLTSALSAANSAIFSTSRTLYILGKNGQAPKSFSKLSRHNVPYVGILFSSLLFLGIVLLNYFYPSKIFLLITGVATMSFIFVWIIIMITHIQYKRTNVNPEDHFKMPWFPGSSYATILFYLVVLVVLLVNGQTRLSVIATVIFFAAMIIGYILFDRNKQRKVK; encoded by the coding sequence ATGGCAAAAGAAGCACAAACGAACCAGGAACAAGATTTAAACCGGGGTCTAACTTCGCGGCACGTCCAGATGATTGCCATCGGAGGCGCAATTGGAACCGGACTGTTCTTAGGTTCTGGAGAGGGAATTAAGTCGGCAGGACCGGCCTTAATCCTTGCGTACTTAATTACCGGAATTTTTTCGTACCTCATGATGCGGGCCGTGGGAGAATTGTTGCTGTCGAATCTGAAATTTCATTCTTTCATCGACTTTGTTCGCCAGTATTTAGGTGAAAAATGGGAGTTTGCGATTGGCTGGGCCTACTGGCTAAGTTGGGCTAGTTTGGCGATGGCCGATTTAACGGCCTCCGGGATTTACATGCATTTTTGGTTTCCTCAGCTGCCGCAGTGGATCATGCCGTTAATCGTGGTAACGATCTTAGTGATTTTTAACCTAATCAATGTAGCGTGGTTTGGAGAACTAGAATCGGCGTTTTCGAGCATTAAAATTTTTGCTATTTTAGCGCTGATTTTGGCTGGAATCGGGATGATTGCCGTCGGGTTCCATACCCACGGAACGACCGCTTCCTTAGCTAACTTGTTTGACCATGGCGGCTTCTTTGCCACTGGATTCTTGGGATTTATCATGGCCTTTCCCATCGTAATCTTTGCCTTTACCGGGATTGAAATGGTGGGATTAACCGCTGGGGAAACCCGCGATCCGCAAAAGGACATCCCCAAAGCGATTAACTCTGTGCCAATGCGGATCGGATTGTTCTACGTGGGTTCCATGGTCGTTATTATGTCAGTCTACCCGTGGAATCAAATTAATCCCAGCCAGTCACCGTTTGTGCAAATCTTCTCAGGACTAGGAATTCGGTATGCAGCCGACATCATCAACTTTGTGGTCTTAACGTCTGCCTTGTCAGCTGCTAATTCTGCCATCTTTTCGACGTCTAGAACCCTGTACATTTTAGGGAAGAACGGCCAGGCACCGAAGTCATTTAGTAAACTATCACGGCACAACGTTCCGTATGTGGGGATTTTGTTTTCATCGCTTCTCTTCCTAGGCATCGTGTTATTAAACTACTTCTACCCCAGCAAGATCTTTTTGCTGATTACCGGAGTCGCCACAATGAGCTTTATCTTCGTGTGGATTATTATCATGATTACTCACATTCAATATAAGCGAACGAACGTTAATCCGGAGGACCACTTCAAGATGCCGTGGTTCCCAGGCTCTAGCTATGCCACGATTTTGTTCTATCTCGTGGTTTTGGTAGTGCTGCTGGTGAACGGTCAAACTCGGCTTTCAGTGATTGCAACCGTAATCTTCTTTGCGGCGATGATCATTGGATATATCCTGTTTGATCGCAACAAGCAACGCAAAGTAAAGTAA